The nucleotide window taatttatttatttttctctatataaaccaatccaactctttttcattttcaattttatttacaaatctctcaatgtctcaatcttaattcttttattatatttttaatctcattttctcttataaactCTCTTTCAGAAATtatctgaattcacaaataataattatttgtgtttataacttcatttttatttttattttatcattacaaaatattacaaatggatctaatgtcaaatgaatttaatccatttgaatattattatgctagtgttgatgatattattaatgatgcaCACGGTGGAATAGGTGGAGCACTaacaggtgaaagtggtacgAATACAGGTTCATATTATTTGacaaagagataaagaaaacaaacgttAATGGTGTGGGAGCACTTCGATCTAATAGAAAAAacgataaaagaaaaattaattcacCGAGTAGTATGTAAACATTATGGCTCTTGTTTGACATGTGCAAGTATGAGTGGCATGAGACATCTTCACCGACACGTTACTgattactataaaaaattttcacatagGCTTAGAAGACAAAAACAAACTGCATTCACTTGATTGCGGTTCATTGGTCCAGAGGCCAGTTTAGTAAGAGGTTTGATTAGTTCTAGACACATGGgagaaatgtcaattttcatgTATAATCAAATGAAGATGTGTGACTACATGACCAGATATATAGTTGCTTCTAATCAATATTTTAGTTAtacaaatgatgaaattttaaaattgatgatgcaaaatagtgttcaaccaacatttagaagaatttttaggtcaactcttaggttAGATATCCTGAGAAATtgtaaattaatgaaattaaaagttattggaaaattgagtaattttaatgatgttattttaaaaacttctgatttatggagGGCTATAAATCAAGCTATAGAATATGTTTGTGCTACTgcacattatattaattttgattgacagttatgcaaaaaaattattacatttagaaattttgaatattcgTATGATAGTCTTACAATTTATCATGcaataagaaatatttttgaggaatataaaattgataattctatttttttaattacttttgataataccaaaaataatagtaaaattattgaatacatatataatcattatctccttcatttaataaaaaattatttcatattaagtgAACTtgtcatattaataaaatatgaccacaaaaatagattaactaaaagattattgggacaaattctaataaatataaataattattatattcggttagatataataaaaaaataaagatattattttatttaaatatcataaatattattggatataattattctaatgtaattttcatattatttgttatattaattaaaaataaagttatttttatgaaaaaattgataaataagattaaaattataacaaaagtaaaattaatatggtaatatttcaatatttaatgggtaatcaaattattattgataataaattattattagaattttttattatttgttaaactaaataaagtaatatatttattaaaatataggttattgaattaatattttattactttgaaTGATCCGACTCTTAATTGTTTCctgtttttttctcttgttaacTTCTTGTTTGGGTAAAAATGGAATAGCCGTGCTTAGTACGATTTCCTCCGAATAAAAAAGTAAGTCGTAAAGTACGTACTTCGTGAACTGGGATGACAAGGTCTTTTGAGATATATGTTAACAGTCTCAATTTCAATCTTTgcatttatatgaatattttctatatattaaaaaaaaaaatgattccTGGGTCAAAGTGTAACTGGGCAAACCGAACTATATAGGAAACGGCCCTATCACTTTTTGACGTTAAAAGcagaaaaagaattttcaacCTAATTGGGTAGCCACTAATGGCGTCATTTGGCTTCGTTCTCAATGTTTCATATTAGACgttgaaaatatctttttgtCGTTTTTTGAGTCTGCATGAGCATGAGCCGCACTTTCCACAGCACTTTCCACAGAAACTTGGCACCTTGTACTTACAAACAAAGCCGAAAAGGCAAAAGCCTACGGGAGTATGCCCCGTACATCTTCTTTATTGCTTCTCAGAAATTGCTTTTACACTTAGTCAATGCCTTCCatttattctattatatgaCAGACATTCCTACGTCCGTCTCTCTACGAAACGGAAACTACGCGGCTTCCAATCTCTATTTATAATCTCTTAACAGAGATATCTTGTGTTGTATCTCTGACGTCCTAGAAAATAACCAACAGAAGCATTCTCTTATGTCTTCACCTACGCATTCCTCCTTTAACGGAGCTTCGCCTCCTGATCACAGCCGGAGTTCTCTCTGCGTTCTGCGATTGATGATTCTACTGGTTTTGTTCTTCGTTTTGATTATCCTTGTTATCTCCATTGCATGGTCGATTCTGCATCCCATTAATCCAGTTTTCACTCTCAACTCACTCACCATATCAAATTTCACTCTCTCAAACTCTCGAGTAAACGCCGATTATGATTTCGAACTCTCTGTAGACAACCCCAACGAGAAGCTGACCTTGATCATCGATCGTTTCCATGTTATCGTCAAATATCATTATAAAGAAATTCTGTCAGAAAGTTGGGAAAAGCAGGTGAAGTTAGAGAAAACTGgtaatcaaagtttaaaaacgcACTTACGTCCCAAACACTCGTCGGGTAACCGAGTGAACAAACACTTGTTCAAACTTTTGAGCACAGATTTTAGAGGAAGATCGTTGAATTTGACAGTAGAAGTATATATTAGAACAAGTTTTGAATCTGAGATTTGGCCAACAAAGGAAACACGCATGAAGGTTTCATGCAACAACTTAAAAGTTGCATTTGGTGCCGCAGAAGACTCGGTCACTGGAACAGGGACGCTCAGTGGTAGAGGAGGGCAATGTAAAGTTGATTTTTCAAAGGCTGACTAATTTTGGTCATATTGACGTACATAATCAATTTCAGTTGATTTGGCTACAATACAGGGTCATGTTGCCTGCCATGTGAGTCGTCAGATCGCCTCAATCTGGAAGTCCACTTGACGGCTCACATGACAGGCAATATTTCCGTTGTATTCTaaatttcccttttctttttcgGGAGTTCGcctgttgcttttttttttattttcttatttagtgtgttatgaattataattgtttttagtaaattatatgttaaaatccAAGGGTTGACCTCAAAACCCCCTTTTCATTCATagatgatttaaataatattttattcattaaaaataaaaaaatgataatgaaaaagaaaatttgggtatggtatcaaaaattgaaattactgtttatctcaactatttattttaaaataatcatataacctcaaattaatataaatctaaaggaaaaaaaatctttagagATCTAATAATACAAGAATCCACTTGTTTCTTTGTTTCCCATTTTAGGTTATTATCAATTTCACAATCTTTTGCTATTTCACTATTCTATTTCCCATAAccatattcattttctttctcaattcgaCTATTTTAGGTTGTTGTCAATGACAACTCTTATTATGATGGGAGAGAGGGTGGTGAAAACTGACAACAATAAGAtcgtaatattaaaaatatttgagtttaatctATGATAAACTATTTTCTAATGTTTTTTCAACaacgttaatttttttaatcaaatttaattttaggtgagcggttgttattttttaacacaaaaatgGAGGAATTTTCACAGAGATGAGTGTATGAATAGTAAGAATTGACAAAGTCCAATCCTGAAGAGTCCCAATCAAATGTACTTCTACGACTTGTCCAAAATGTTTTGTAACCACAAATACTTTTAttaaacagaagaaaaatgataaaaaggatTGGCCAATTTCTATGTTGAAATAAAACATTCCCATGAACTTACTCAAAAGAAGATTCAACAAAGGgtgttttattttcatattgataaagaataaataaatacactctttaaatttatatcattttctgcCATTTCAAATTAAATGCAATCTTTAACTGAATACATTTATTTACGAATTATAAATAActaacttatttattattattattattttattataacaaaaaactcataagaaaatatttgaactcATGTTCTCTTATATATGATATCTTCTTTCTTACTATTCAAATTATCTTCAAGAGGTACCTCATTTACTTATTATTATGTAGTGAAATTTGAAAGACAAATAGCTATTATACCCATTTTTCACATGTGGATCAACCACTATTATGATAGAAACCTCACTCCAAACACAGTGCGGAAGAGTAGAATTTGGCAAACCCTCATGGTAATGTAACTTATAGAAGTCTAATTTTACTGAtcttatcatttaaataaaaggTTATACAAATGtataaaatgtatataacaTAACtataaatgtaagtttttaaatatcaaattggatcaaatttaaaaaaattattacccTCATAATCTCTTACACAAAAGTCACATCACAAACTTAGCTAATTATTAGATCTTGCATAAGATAATATCATTGGTTTAGGTATTTTTTATAggtaaaaattttcaaataagaaaaaagagatttaattatcaaacattaagataatttaagtgataaaaagagagattttaaataatataaaagaataagagattaaattaaactttaactaATCTAACTTAGTTGTATTAATCTAAAATAGACAGATTTATTaagtaagatttaaaaaaaagtttttaaataaatacatcGAAGGCACAATTTTTGTTgtattgaaatataaataatataaatatattgtctatataatataggggttaatgTATATTGAAAAAGTGGGATAGATTTTTGGAAGAACATTTAAAATGGGGTAATTATTTTCTCAATTAGTCAAATGTAGGCACATTCATTGGGTTAGGCCAAATGGAGGCccaacccaaaatatgaaatttaagcTCAGTTTGAAAAGGCCCAACCTGACACTACAATGTGTTGGGCTTAGCCTATGGGCTTTTTGGGTCAGGtatgagttttaatattaagtcTATGACTGACCTGATTCGActcaatattatttaaaaaaaaaattaaaatatatatatttgttgttgCTCGTGGCAGAAGCTAGAACAACTTCGCCTACAAAGGCAAAAGCCTTCAACGGCAATGGCTACTACCTTTGACTAGTAGttggtgtttaatttttttaattaattaattaatttatttttctctatataaactaattcaactctttttcattttcaattttatttataaatctttcaaTATcacaatctcaattctttcattatacttataatctcattttctcttatcaacttttatttgaaaactatctgaattcacaaataataattatttgtgtttataacttcattttcatttcaattttatcattacaaaatattacaaatggatccaatgtcaaatgaattcaatccacttgaatattattatactagcattgatgatattattaatgatgcaCAAGATGGAATAGATAGAGCACTAGCAGATGAAAGTGGTACAAATACAGattcatattatttgataaagagataaagaaaacaaacgtcaataGTGTGGGAGCACTTCGATCGAATATAGAAaacgataaaaaaaaattaattcatcaagTAGTATGTAAACATTATGGctcttgtttaacatgtgcaagtactAGTGGCACGAGACATCTTCACCGATATGTTTCTGAATActgtaaaaaattttcacatagGCGTAGAAGACAAAAATAAACTGCATTCACTTGATTACGGTTCATTGGTCTAGAGGCCAGTTCAGTAGGAGGTCCGATCAGTTCTAGACACATGAGAGAAATGTCAATATTTACGTACAATCAAAAGAAGATGTGGGACTACATGACCAGATATGTAATTATTTCTGATCAATCTTTTAGTTATgcaaatgattaaattttagaatggatgatacAAAATAGCATTCAACCAACATTTAGAAGAATTAGAAGGTCAACTTTTAGGTCAGACAtcttgagaaattatgaattaatgaaattaaaagttaccgaaaaattaagtaattttaatggtgttatttcaaaaacttttgatttatggAAGGCTATAAATCAAGCTATAGGGTATATTTGTGCTACTgcacattatattaattttgattgacagttatgcaaaaaaattatttcatttagaaattttgaatatccGCATGATAATCTTACAATTTATCATgcattagaaaatatttttgaggaatataaaattgataattctatttttttaattacttttgatgatactaaaaataatgataaaattattaaatacatatataatcattatctccttcatttaataaaaaattatttcatattaagtgAACTtgtcatattaataaaatatgactacaaaaatagattaactaaaagattactgggacaaattctaataaatataaataattattatatttggttagatataataaaaaaataaagatattattttatttaaatatcataaatattattggatataattattctaatatatttttcatattatttgttatattaattaaaaataaagttatttttatgaaaaaattgataaataagattaaaattataacaaaagtaaaattaatttgataatatttcaatatttaatgggtaatcaaattattattgataataaattctaatttattagaattttttattatttgataaacttaTGATAAACTAAAAAAgtaatgtatttattaaaatataggttattgaattaatattttcctaCTTTGAATGAACCGGGCTCTtaattgtttccttttttttcttgttaactTCTTGTTTGGGTAAAAATGGGAATACCAGTGTTTAGTACAATTtcctttaaagaaagaaaaaataaaaagagtggTAAAGTATGTACTACGTGAAATGGGATGACAAGATCTTTTGGGATGTTTTTATGTGATAAAGTTCACTTAAAAGTTTAAGATCGCTAATGATCCATCAATTGTTCACTAGTTCTTAGCCATGAACGTAGTATGGAGATACCCATTTTATTAAATGGTATAATAGCTAATCACACGCGTGTGGTTTCATCCTCACGGTTTCAATTTCAATCTTTGCATCTATAtgaatattttctatatattaaaaaaaaaaaaatgattccTTGGGTCAAAGTGTTATTGGGTAAACGGAACTACATGGGAAACGCCCTTTTCGCTCAACACTTCTGACTTTAAACAGAACAAGAATTTTCATCGTAATTGGGTAGTCACGAATGGGGTCATTAGGCTTTATTCTCAATGTTTCATGTTAGACGTCGAAAATTTTGTCAACTAAAgatcttttgaccttttttgaATCTGCATGAGCATGAGCCGCACTTGCCACGGGAACGTGGCACCTTGTACTTACAAACAAAGCCTAAAAAGCAAAAGCCTATGGGAGTCTGCTCTATACATCTTCTTTATTGCTTCTCAGAAATTGCTTTTAGACTTAGTCAATGCCTACCATTTATTCTATATGATATGACAGACATTCCTACTTGCATCTCTCTACGCGGCTTCCAATCTCTATTTATAATCTCTTAACAGAAATCTTGTGTTGTATCTCTGACATCCTAGAAAATAACCAACAGAAGCATTCTCTTATGTCTTCAGCTACGCATTCCTCCTTTAACGGAGCCTCGCCGCCTGATCACAGCCGGAGTTCTCTCTGCGTTCGGCGATTGATGATTCTACTGGTTTTGTTCTTCGTATTGATTATCCTTGTTATCTCCATTGCATGGTCGATTCTGCATCCCATTAATCCAGTTTTCACTCTCAACTCACTCACCATATCAAATTTCACTCTCGTAAACTCTCGAGTAAACGCCGATTATGATTTCGATCTCTCTGTACACAACCCCAACGAGAAGCTGACCTTGATCATCGATGGTTTCCAGGTTATCGTcaaatatcattataaaaaaattctgtCAGAAAGTTGGGAAAAGCGGGTGAAGTTAGAGAAAACTAgtaatcaaagtttaaaaatgcACTTACGTCCCAAAGACTCGTCGGTTAACCGGGTGAACAAACACTCGTTCAAACTTTTGAGCACAGATTTTAGCAAAAGATCGTTGAATTTGACAGTAGAAGTATATATTAGAACAAGTTTCGTATCTGAGATTTGGCCAACAAAGGAAACATGCATGAAGGTTTCATGCAACAACTTAAATGTTCAATTTGGTGCCGCAGAAGTCTCGGTCAATGGAACAGGGAAGCTCAGTGGCGGAGGAGGGCAATGTAAAGTTGATTTTTCAAAGACTGACTAATTTTGGTCATATTGACGTACATAATCAATTTCAGTTGTTTGGCTACAGTACAGGGTCATGTTGCCTGTCATGTGAGTCGTCAGATCACCTGAATCTGCAAGTCCATTTCACGGCTCAAATGACAGGCAATATTTCTGTTGTATTCTAAATTTCCCCTTTCTTTTTTCCGGGAGTTCGCCTGTTGCCTTTTTTTGGCTTATTTAGGgtgttatgatatatttaaatagacactataattttttttttttccagtaaattatatgttaaaatccAAGGGTTCACCTCAAAACCACTTTTTcatttatagatgatttaaataatattttttaattcaaaataaaaaaattataaagaaaaagaaaattttggtacggtatcaaaaattgaaattactGTTTACCTCagctatttattttaaaataatcatataaccTCAAATTAACACAAAGatctaacaatataaaaatcCACTTCTTTCTTTGTTCCCATTTTAGGTTATTATCAATTTCACCGTCTTTCTCCATTTCGCTATTCCATTTCTTGTAacctttttcatcttcttccttaatTCGACAATTTTTGGTTGTTATCAACAACAACTCTTATCATGATGGAAGAAAGGGTGGTGAAGACCGACAACAATGAGACcgtaatattgaaaatatttgactTTAATCTAtgataagttattttttaatgttttttcaactaattgatgatataatgttaatttttttaatcaaatttaattttaggtgagcgattgttttttttaacacaaaaatgGAGGAATTTTCACAGAAATGAGTGTATGAatagaagaattaaaaaagttCAATCCTGAAGAGTGCAAGTAAAATGTAATTCTATGACTTGTCCAAAGTGTTTTGTAACCACAAATACTTTTAttaaacagaagaaaaatagCAAAAAGGATTGACCAATTTCTATGTTGAAATAAAACATTCTCATGAACTTACTCAAAAGAAGATTCAACAAAAGGTGTTTTACTCTCGTATtgataaagaataaataaatacactctttaaatttatatcattttctgcCATTTCAAATTAAATGCAACCTTTAATTGAATACGTTTATTTACCaactataaataattgatttatttattattattattttattataacaaaaaacttatcagatatatttgaattcatgttctcttatatatgatatattttcttttactatttaaattacCTTCAAGAGGTAGCtaatttacttattattatGTAGTGAAATTTGAAAGACAAATAGCCATTATACCCATTTTTTACATGCGGATCAAGCACTATTATGATAGAAACTTCACTCCAGACACAATGCGAAAGAGTAGAATTCGGCAAACTCTCATGGTAATGTAACTTATGAAAGTCTAATTTTACTGatcttattatttaaataaaaggtTGTACAAAggtataaaacatatataatataactataAATGCAAGCTTTTAAACATTAAATTGAATCacgttaaaaaaaattattgtcctCATAGTCTCTTACACAAAAGTCACATTAACAACTTAGCTAATTATTATATCTTGCATAAGATAATATCATTGGTTTAGGTATTTTTTATTGgtagaaattttcaaataaggaaaaagagatttaattatcaaacatcaagataatttgagtgacaaaaagaaagattttaaataatataaaagaataaaagattaaattaaactttaacttatctAATGTAGTTATATCAATCCAAAAAAGACAGATTCGCTaagtaagatttaaaaaaaaatttaaataaatacatcaATGACACAATTTTTGTGgtattgaaatataaataatattaatatgttgtctatataatataggggttaatgTATATTGAAAAAGTGGGATAGATTTTTGGGAGAACATTTAAAATGGGGTAATTATTTTCTCAATTAGTCAAATGTAGACATGTTAATTGAGTCAGACCAAGTGGAGGCTCGAgccaaaatatgaaatttaagttCAGCCCAAAAAGGCCCGACCTGACACTACAACATGTTGGGCTTGGCCTATGGGCTTTTTAGGTCAGGTATGGGTTTTAATATTAAGTCCATGGCTGACCCGACCAGACtcaacattatttaaaaaaaaattaaaatatatatatttgcttttGCTTGTGGCAAAAGCTAGAACAACTTCTGCCACAAAGGCAAAAGCCTTCAACGGCTATTGCCTATGACTAGTagttgatgtttaatttttttaattaattaattaatttgtttttctttatataaactaatccaactcttctttattttcaattttatttacaaatctctcaatgtCTCAATCTCGATTATTTCATTATacttttaatctcattttctctcattaactctcttttagaaactatttgaattcaaaaataataattatttgtgtttataacttcatttttatttcagttttatcataacaaaatattacaaatggatcaaatatcaaataaattcaatccatttgaatattattatgctagcgttgatgatattattaatgatgcaCAAGGTGGAATAGATAGAGCACTAACAGATGAAAGTGGTGCAAATACAGGTTCATATTATTTGacaaagagataaagaaaacaaaagtcaATGGTGTGGGAGCACTTCAATCGAATAGAGAaaacgataaaaaaaaaaattaattcaccGAGTAGTATGTAAACATTATGACTCTTATTTGACATATGTAAATACGAGTAACATGAGACATCTTCACTGACACgttactgattactgtaaaaaattttcacatggGCTTAGAGACAAGAACAAACTGCATTCACTTGATTACAGTTCATTGGTCTAGAGTCCAGTTTAGTAAGAGGTCCGATCAGTTCCAGACACATggaaaaaatgtcaatttttacGTACAATCAAAAGAAGATGTTTCATATtacaagttgaaaattttgtcatctttttgccttttttgaATCTGCATGAGCATGAGCCGCACTTACCACGGAAACGTGGCACCTTGTACTTACAAACAAAGCCCAGAAGGCAAAAGCCTATGGGAGTATGCTCTATACATCTTCTTTATTGCTTCTCAGAAATTGCTTTTAGACTTAGTCAATGCCTTCCATTTATTCTATATGATATGACAGACATTCCCACGTGCATCTCTCTACAGAATGGAAACTAGGCGGCTTCCAATCTCTATTTAAAATCTCTTAAAAGAAATCTTGTGTTGTATCTCTGACATCCTAGAAAATAACCAACCGAAGCATTCTCTTATGTCTTCACCTACGCATTCCTCCTTTAACGGAGCTTCGCCGCCTGATCACAGCCGGAGTTCTCTCTGCGTTCGGCGATTGATGATT belongs to Mangifera indica cultivar Alphonso chromosome 2, CATAS_Mindica_2.1, whole genome shotgun sequence and includes:
- the LOC123208547 gene encoding uncharacterized protein LOC123208547, translating into MSSATHSSFNGASPPDHSRSSLCVRRLMILLVLFFVLIILVISIAWSILHPINPVFTLNSLTISNFTLVNSRVNADYDFDLSVHNPNEKLTLIIDGFQVIVKYHYKKILSESWEKRVKLEKTSNQSLKMHLRPKDSSVNRVNKHSFKLLSTDFSKRSLNLTVEVYIRTSFVSEIWPTKETCMKVSCNNLNVQFGAAEVSVNGTGKLSGGGGQCKVDFSKTD
- the LOC123208546 gene encoding uncharacterized protein LOC123208546; the protein is MSSPTHSSFNGASPPDHSRSSLCVLRLMILLVLFFVLIILVISIAWSILHPINPVFTLNSLTISNFTLSNSRVNADYDFELSVDNPNEKLTLIIDRFHVIVKYHYKEILSESWEKQVKLEKTGNQSLKTHLRPKHSSGNRVNKHLFKLLSTDFRGRSLNLTVEVYIRTSFESEIWPTKETRMKVSCNNLKVAFGAAEDSVTGTGTLSGRGGQCKVDFSKAD